The window ACGGGAGGCGGGCTGTCGCTGCGATAGACAAGGCTGCCGTTCTGAAAGTTACCCACGTCGTTGATCGCCGCCGAGCGAGCGCTGACTCTCGCCTGAGCAGGCGCAGGGAGTCGAGGGCGGGTCAGAATCCGGTCTCTTGTAGGACCGAGTGGCATTGGCTGCCCCCCCGGTCCAGTTTGCCATGTGAGCGCAAAGCGAAAGACATAGGTGGTGGCCTCGTAAACGGGCGCAGAACCTGTAGTAGATATGGAGTCGGTAGACAAGGTGGCATGGTGGCCAGGTCTctttggcggtggcggaggtCCCTGGCGAGGTCCCATCCGCGCAGCAGCTGTCTCGCGGCGAGCTTgttccagctcctcgtcccaAGCGCGCTTGGGATCCACGGCCCGACCATTTTGCGAGCTGAATGGCAGTACCTTGCCCAACATTGACAGCCGCTTCTTGAAGGATgacacatcaccatcatccttGATGCCACCAACAGTATCTCCGCCGTTGATCCCGAACGTACCAGTATAATCCACGAGCTGGTCTGACCCTGggaaggagctggaaaacGAGTCGAAGCCGAGCTTCATggacggctgtggcggctGCACCTCGGTTCGAATGATCAAGAACCGCTTGCCAGGTGTGGGATGAGCAGGGGCCGTAGAAGGCTGGACCTTGCCCCTCATGTCGGCATCAGCCTTGAGCCAAAGGTAATGAGCCCAAAGAGTCTTGAGCCGCTGCGACACAGTCAGGAATATTTTGCTGCAGAGTCCCGTTAGTCACCTGTTGCAACGCTTGGATGGCTATCTTCTTACCTGTTGACCTCACTGGCGCTGCCCGAGTCCCTGCAGATCCGCCAGCAGAGCAGGCGCATGTAGTAAGCACGAACCATGGGACACCAATGGTTGAAGAATTTGGCAAAGAACTCCTCCGTCAACAGCCACTCCGTGCACAAGGCCTCCTTGCGTGCCGGATCAGAAGTGATGGCGTCCCACACTGAGTAGAGGAAAGAGAGGACCCTAATCTCAgacatggtgttgttggactCGGCCATCATCTTGCCCACCTCGAGCCAGAAAGGCCAGTCAATGTAGTTGACAAAGGGGGCGGTGCTGCCAAACTCCAGGTACCGCGGCTGGCCAATCTCTTCGGCCGGGGATCCTGCAGGGCTGCCGTTCACCGTGTTCTGGAATGTATCCAGCGTGACCAGCATCTCCTCGAGAAAATCGCACAGCATGAAACACGAAGCTTGGTCGAATCGTGGTGTCCTCTTCGCTGCCGCCTTCGAGATGGCAGCAAAAGCCTCGGCAAAGGTATGCTTAATCTCGTGATTCACTCCAACAGAGCCTTCTGAGAGCACATCCTTGAGCAGGACAATGAGCCGGTTTTCATCCATCCCTTTCAGAACATTGCTGGGCACAGAGATGCCGGTCAAAGTAGCATCCGCGCCGTGAATGCTGTCAGAAATCGGAGGGCCCAGCATGGCATCGATCGAGGCCTGTCGGTGAATGGTGCTATCCAACACCGACAAGATTTGAGCGTGGACCAGGACAAAGGCAGGTGACCGCGCCTTTTCGACCAGCGGGAGTCCCTCAAAAACAAACTGCTCAGAAAGCACGTGGAAGTACTTGCAAAAGATGAAAAACAGATCCGTCTCACCACCACGCCATCTCGACACCCAAGGGCCGTGCCAGGGGATCTTGGCTGGCATCAGTGGCAGCTTAGCCGCAAGCCGCAGCTTGTCGCCCAGTGTCTTGACAGACGACCATCCCAGCTTGTGCAGATGCTCGGGGTAGAGCGCGACAATATCCTCGCTCTCGCCCTTGCTCCGCCTCGGCAGACCAAACTCATCGGCGACTCTTCGCAAAATGTCGGCATTCAAACCCCAAAGCCGCACCAGAACATCAGCGACACCGGGCACGAAGAAGAACGCATAAGCACACGCCTTGCCGCACCAGTTGACTAAGCTCAGAGGGGCGTGCCGGAGCGACAttttctccaccaccagcgccatcTGTGTCGTCAAGTTGTTGACAAACATGGTCCGCACATTGTGCTCGGCCGGCTCGGTCAACAGCGAGTCCACATCGCTGCCAACGGTGGACGATGTGTTTGACCTCGCTCGGACCTTCTCTTCGGGAGACCGCTCAGCTAAACGCTGAAACTGGCTGGTACACGTCCTCCACTCTGGCCGCATCATGATCATGGTGGCCGCCTCGAGCAGAGTTGGCCTGTCGACACCAGCAACCGGTTGCAATACTGGAAACTGGACGCCAAGCGCAGCGATGCCTGGAGCAAGCCCGTATCCTCCCGCCAACAGCCTCGAATGCCCGGCATCCAGCATCGACAAGAGGCCATTCCACCACTTGTTCAAAACTGTGGCTCGCCGGTCAAAATCCTCGGAACTCAACACCGATCTGCTCGAATTGGAAGGGTGGTGCGAGGTACTTTTCAGGAATGGCATCAGCACACCTCGCACAACGTCCATTCGCGTCGAGGTGGTAGGCCTCGCCGCGAACCGGGCAAACTCGCCATCTAGCGTTCGGAAGGTGCCCCAAAGAGGGTCACGGGATGTCGGATGTGgcatggtgatgttggtgtctGCTGTGCCCTGGGAAGCAATTTCGGAAGAGGCGCTGGTTGTCGCAGTGGTTTCCGTGTCCAGATCCGACTCTAGTGACGAAGTCCGGTGGGAAGAGCTGCGAGATGGTGCTGCTTCGACATGGGCAAAAGCATTGTTGGTGGCAAGAGCAGCAGATCTGGGGAGGTTCGACGGGGCAAGGGTGGTTTTGGCCAGGACAGGCTTGACGCTGTACGCGGCTGTCGCAGCACTGGCGGAATCAGAGTCACTTGATTCGGAACTCTTGACAGAAGATGGCGCGGGAAGCGAGAGTGGGGACGATGTTCTAGAAAACACACTTTGAGGTTTTTGTTTTATCCTCGTCAGATACACACTGGCACGGCTGAAGACGCGGCTTgtactgttgctgctgctgctgctctgtGGCTCGGCGGAAGCGTCCTGAGAAGAATCACAATCCGAACGTGCGCGGGTTCGCAGCGTCAACCTAGACTTGACAGGCGATTTTTTCCTTTCTGTGGAAGGCTCGCGGGTCTCATGTCGAAGCCGTTCTGGGGTCGTTGGCGGTGAAGGTGATCGTGACTTTGTCATCCAAGACTTTTTCGCAAAATCGGCAAAGGACTCGACCGTCCCCGACCTTTCAAGCTGGCTGTCCTCCACCAGATTGTCGGTCGACACAGTCACATTGTTCTTGGTCACCCGTTGGGACAGTTCATGGGTTGCCGGCACGTTGGGGGTCGACTTTGAGCTCGGCAGCCACGACAGCGGCCGGTCAATCATTGATTTGCTCCGGCTACGGCCGTGCTTCTCGGCACgcggagcagcagccacggTGGgcgcggtgctggtgctgttACGGTgataggtggtggtgtcgatgtTTTTGGACGAGGTTCGGGGTGGTATTGGCTGCTTGGTGGGTTCGGCGCGAGCTTCAGTGGATGCGATGGGCAATAGCCTCGTCTCGGGAGCGGTAACGACAGTGGCGGTGGGCTTCAGGGGGCGGATGGACAACGCTTCGATCTTGTCGCTGCAGAAACTGAAGGATCTCTTGAACTCGGGTGAAAATTCAAAATCGAACGAGGGAATGTCAAACGAGGGATCGGGCATGGGCAGGCTCGGAAGTtccttgttggtgttggcagGCGGGCGCGAGGTAGCATCGGGCCTGGCGAGCTTGAGCGGGGTTTGTTCTTTGCTGCTACTCCtagcaggtggtggtggtgtagaaTGTGAGTGTTGTGAACCTTGTGAGCGCTGTGAGCGGTGAAAAGGCAATGGCGTGCTGGTGTCCACAGCGGGCGCCGTCATGGTCAGTGTCGGACCAACCATTGCTCTGTCTCAAAACAAGCCGTCGACTCTGTGGATTGCAGTGGTTCGTCAACAGGGGTGGTGTGCCGTGTATGCCGGAGAAACCTGCTGGCAGCCCTCGCAGTCAGGGAATACTGCGACTCTGCTGCCTTCGATCTGCCCCAATCCCCTTCAAAACATGGTCCTTCTTCCAATCTTCCTCAGAGCTGATCAACGGTAACGGGGTGATGACGACGCTATGCGATTTTCGAGTGTCTCTCGGTCAGACAAAGAGCAGCGACGGCAATGTGTAGATGACGGGAATCCGAGCCTTGGCGGGTCGGGGCGAGCAGCTTGGACGTAACGAGAGACGTAAACGTAAAGTCGTGGTGCAGGTGCAGACGATTGTACAACAGCAGAAAGAAGAGAGTGAAaataaaaatgaaaaaaaaatcaaaatcaCAGGCTGAGGATCGGCTGCGAGCGAGTGCGGGCAGGCCCCGGGCGGACAGGCGAGATCAGGGCAGACACGATTTAATATCGAAGCTGCATTTGAACAAAGCCGGGCTCAGCTTGACTCGCGACTCCACGACCTCCACGGTCCAGTGGAGATTGTCAGTCGCGCGCTCAACCAGGACGGGAACTTGGCAGCTTGACAGGAGAGTGATGCAAATTGGGACGAGCAATGGGCCAGTGCGGCCAGCCTGGCGCCCACTATACCGTACTCGGGTGGCAGGCTGTTGACGTCGTCGATCTTGCAAGTTAGGAGAAGTACGTGCAGATGCGGCGGGATGGCCCCGGAACACCTCGTACGGGTAGTGTACTGAACCATTGACTTCCATTGTTGGTTGATGCTACCTCAATTCAAGATGTTCTCTCAAACAGCAAACTTGATCCAGAAACATTCAGCGGGAACACTGCGCCTGCGCTCGGATGGTTCAAGAAACACTCGAGACGAACAGGCGGTTTgagtgaagaagaagatagGACGGAGACGAGGCGGCCACACCGAGGCTACGGATACGGGTGTGCTGTTCGCTAACGACGCCCCCGTGGCCCCCCGAAGAGGGGATGTTCCTGGAGGCTGCACTAAGGAGGCTGGGCGACCGATCCGTTGCAGGAGACCGATGGACCTGAGCTCCAGTCGTTCGCTGAGCGCTCACCATTTCTACAAAGTCAATTCGAGGTCACCGGTTGTGTTGTTTTATTACCCAATTATTCAGACTCCGGAATCCAGAAGCATCTTTTTTCCCCAGAGCCGAGGCGGGGAACAAGGCTACCATGTACGGGCAGGTATGACAGTTTATGCCAAGGCATAAAGACCTCAGCGATGCTGGTCCAGCTGAACGAGTCGAGATGTTTGCTACCCCACCCCGAGCATGAACATCAGTCTGACACCACCACGCCTTACCACAATCGACGACCTTTATAATGCGCGGTGAAGAGTCTGTGAGAATTGTGTCGTTGAGGGCTGATAATCACAAGGTCACATCGATGCCACCGCCGGGAACCCGGCAGCTTTAATTGAGCGATGACGAAAGGCAGGATCGGGGGCCGATCAAACAAAATCCGACAGCATGGGTCGGAAACAGATATGAACACCACGCCGTAGCCCGAATTGATGATTGATattccttcttcaaccaacATTCAACAGGATTCTCAACCGCCACGTGTGGAATCAGGGAAAACAAGCTCTTGCTAAAAGCCCAAAAACGGCCTCTAGAAACCCGGTCAAGAAGTTGACGATATAAAAAGGGGAATATTCAGCACGGCAGCTCCCGCAACCACTGAAAAGCTTCCAAATTCTGAGACCTACATATGTATCACCAAGACTAAGACTCTTTTGTAGGCAAGCAATTAAACGCGCGACGCGTCTGTAAAGTGCCTTGCACCTCTTTTTTGCTGCAAGAGATGCATCGACGTCACGCACACCCGCCACCTTTAAGTGTTTGACTGGCAGAGACTGGCTCCCAACCCTACATGAAAGTCTCTGGTGGCAGCTCAGCCTAGAAGCACGATGTGCTGGCCGACAGCCACGGTACTGGGTAGCTGAAAGTCATGCACCAGAGGTTACAGCACGTCCAGTGTGTGCAGTGCAGAAGCGGTTGTGGTCATCCGTATATCGACCGCATCGCTCGACTTCGGTTTTTGAAACCGCCTTTGCGCCGTGTTCTGGAGATTCGggagctgttgttgacaatTAGCCATTTTAGTGTGGCCTTGTCGGGTGAAAAAAGGGGGCCAAGAAAGGGGTCTCGCGTCTCCAAAAGTCTCACCACAAGACAATTGAACTGCGCGCTCCCATCCTGAAGGTGTTTTCCTGACACGCTAACCTTTTTACCAAGAGGTGTCCAGATGTTGACATCCACATTCGGGTAGCGCGCTCCTGCATTAGCCCTGCACATGCCACGCCGGCGGCAAAAAAAgatgagaagagaaaaaaaaggaaaatcTCATGGGGGTGTgcccagaaaaagaagcgaagagaaaagaaaccaacaacacaccgCCGCCCTACCATTCACGATGGACCCTCACGATAGCGCCAAAGCCACAACCAGATCCTCGGGGTCATCTTTCCGCCCGTCCGCCTGATCATGACAGACCCCCCTAGCTCGATTATCGATACGATTACCGAAAAATGTTACCTTGACATCTGGTCACCCATCACGGGCAAGTGAAAAAGAACTTGAGGTATAACGTCCTCATCTCGCTGGACACCGCATGAGCTGTAAGCGTAGAGTCCACGCCATCCTCAAAAAACTCCTCATGCAGGTTTCGGCTTGGGACTGCATCTCGTATACCCGACAACTTACCGCTCCTTTCATGTTGTGTTCCCGGGCCGTGCGTTCGGGCAACCAGCCCATCTTtcgtggggggagggagaagtagtaggtaggtaggtaggtaggccTATGTGCGCccacatacctacctacctagctaATGTGAACACTCCAGGTGAGACAACCTGaagtcaaaaaaaaaaaagccatcatcaacatgagACTGAAGATACGCGCGGCCGATCATCACAATAAACAATAAAACCGGTAACGTCCAACGGAAAACTCGGAAGAAAACTTCACGAAAAGCAGCCATGTCTCAGGGTTTATTTTTCCTGGCTGATGTAACGGACTCCAACGATGGGGCGTCGTTTCACTTTGATATTACTCTCAGTCACTTTCCGTCGGGTCGTTCTTCACAAGGCTGTGTTAGACATTTCTCTTCAACTTTGTGTAGCAGGGAATTTCTCCGAGGTCTGAAGGAGGTACGGAGACACTTCACACCTTGCCTAAACCTGAAAAAAACGAATGGCTATGCCCCCATCCCGTTGTAGGCAACTGCCTCTAACCGTCGAACAAGGGTGGTTTATCGGTCGTGCCGTTGTTGAGTGAGATAAAAACGGGGGGGGGAACTGACTTTGTTAGAAGTAGGTACCCGGTTCTCGCCACTGCCAGGAGGCTAGAAAGCCGTTGGGAACAGCGGGCTACTATCAACGGACGAAAACGCTTTGACAGCCATGACATTAGAAGAGCGCCAGAAGCAGACGGTGCCGGGAGCTAAAGTGGTAGTGGCACTCCGTGAAATAGTTTTGATGGGTCGACAAGTTCATCTGATAATGTAAAGGGAGTTAGTTTATGCCGTGGTTTGGAGCAGCAAAAAGACGCGGGTGATAGCGACATGCATGAAGGCTTCATGTGTGACATACAGAACATAATCATCTGTCTGAGAACATCCCTTCTTACACCGCGCTATGAAGAGATAAGAAACGTGGATAACGCAACTCAAAAGTCTCAAGAACTTGCATTGAtgtaaaagaaaaaagagagaagaaaagaactTTCCAAGCTCTATACAAATACCACCTCTATCAAAGTAAAACGCCTATCCATCTCTGCCCAACCCTCTCACAACCCACAAACCCCAAGTCCGTCCAGTTTCTCAACCAAAAACATCACTAACatacctctcctccttcatcttcccaAGCcactcctccgccccctccctccccctatCAGGAAACTCATCCTCATAAATCCTCAAACAAACCTCCGCCGtgctcctccccaacctccccgcgCTCCCACAAACAAGTATCTTGGCCCCCTGCTTAATcaaccccttcaactcctccctaTCCTCCCAAATCAGCTCATCCACATGCCccgtcctccctccctcgcccgcCCTCCTCGAAAAGGCCGCCCGTACTctaacaaccccctccttctcccattGACCCAACTCCTCTTTGTATAGGTAATCCTCCTCAGAATCCCTACACCCATAGTACAGCACAGCAGGACCAAGACCTGACTTGTGATACCCCCCCCTAGCacccgcaacagcagcccgTTCCTGCAGAAAAGCCCTCATCGGCGCAATCCCCgtcccagcagcaaccatcaccaccggcgtaGCCGGGTCACTCGGCAACCGAAACGGCGCATTCGTCTTTCTCACAAAACACCGCAGTCTCGAGCCGGGCTGTAACGAGGCGAGGTAGGAAGAACTGACGCCGTTGAAGGACTTCGTCTCAGGATGCGACATCAAAGGGGAGTTGTACACATCATACGTCAACGTAGCCGTCAAGCTCGCCTTCTCCagatcaaccccctcctcgctcGACCACCCAGACCCTTGATCAGGCAGCGGTTTCTGCGCGAGCGGGGAACTGGAAATGCTATACTGCCTAGGAGACAGCGGACTCAGCATGTCAAGATACGAAGCAAAGCTCAGCTTGCAAGAGGGAAAATCCTCCAGCAGGTCCAAGACAGAAAACCTCTTTGCCAGGACAGAGGTAGGGTACTCCTCATCCGAGGCCAAAACACGAAGTTTATCTGCCTCCAGACCGGACGAGAGAGAAGCCAAGTGAGCCACCTGGCGCTGGGAAGCAGGGTTGGCGAGTTCGACTCTTGTGCCGATGAGTTCAAACACCGAAATTGGCCCCCCAGACTCAGACTTGAGGTGTTCTTTGGTGGTCCCCGAGACGGTGACGAGATCGTCGGGGTGGAGGCCGAAGCGGCTGAGCACGCGGCGGATCGAGTCCCGGGGGTTAAAGGGTTGGATGGCCAAGTAATCCCCGCTGCGGTATTGCACACCAGGAGGGAGCAGAATGTCGATTTGGCGTTTTTCCGGACCGAGGCCTTTCTTGGCGAGGACTTTGTTGACCAAGACGAGACCTTGAGATAACTGCTCGCCTGCTAGCTTGGACGGcgcggtgggttgggtgatTTCCACTTGGAGCTCCTCCGTCTTGACGGCTGCCGTCACACCGACTGCTTCGCGGAGGGCGGGGAAGAGGGTCAGTTTCCACTCTTCAAGGGGACCGACAATATCCTGGCTGACGTCGACGAAACCGGTAGGGACGAGACGTGCGGCGCCGAGTTTCTCGAGGAGCTCATCAACCAACTTGGGGATGCGGTGGTAGGTCGAGGCCCAGTCTTTATTGCCAGCGCCAAAGACGGCGTACGAGACGCCCTTGAGAAGCtcgctgttgctggggtcCTTGGCACGGGTCTCGAGCCAGGCGACAAAGTTGCGGGCGTTGTCGGGGGGGAGGCCTTCGTAAGAGGAggtgacgatgacgagggggTGATCCTTTGGCAGGTTTTCCACGGCATCATCCAGGCTCTGAACCTTAGCTGGAACGGACAGACCGTGGTTCGCCGCGTTGGTCTCGAGATCTTCGGCAAAAGACTTGCAAGTTCCCGAGTTGCCACCATAAAAGACGGAAAACGGCTTCAAGTTGGAGTTGGCAGAAGCTCCGTTGACTGTCTTGCTAGAAGGTGCTGGGGCAGGAGCGGCGCCAGCGCTGAAGTTGAAGAGGTGGTCTTTTCCAGGGCGTCTGCGAGCCTTGATGTAGAACTCATCAGGCTTGATGGTAAGTGTAGACTTGATTTCTGGGATGTGTGTCAGCAACATTTTTCAAGTGCAAAAAGTTGACGACAACGTACTGAGCTCATAATCAGGATCAGCCATCTCAATCACGAACCGCTGCAACACCATAGCCATGGTGATAAGAACCTCCTGCTCAGCCAAGTACCGACCAATACACGAGCGAACACCAGTCCCGAAAGGCTTCCAAGAGTTGGGTGGCAGCCTTTCCCAACCACCATTGAGGAACCTTTCTGGCCTGAACTCGGCAGCGTCAGAGCCCCAAACAGCAGGGTCGTTGTGAAGACCCTTGAGATTGAACACCAGACTCTCGTTGGGAGTGACCTTGTACTTACCGCCAATGATGGTGGTCTCCTTCGCCTGTCTCATAAAAGCCGGAATAGGACCACAGAAACGAAGAGCCTCCTTCATGGCAGCATCAATGTACTTGAGTTTGGGAATGTCCTCCAACTGCAGCTCCCTGTCTCCGAGCACAGCATCGACCTCGGCATAGCACTTCTGCAGGGCCTCGGGATGCTTGAGAAGGTTGTAGAACAAAAACATCATGGTACCAGCCGAAGTGTCGTGTCCTGCTACCAGGAAGGTAGCCATCTGGTATCGGATATTCTCATCGGTGAACCCCTTTCCAGTGACAGGGTCTTTGGCGTTGAGCATGACATTGAGAGTGTCATCGACATCGGGGCGGGGATTGGCCTTGCGCTCTGCGACAATATCGTCGCAGACCTTCCACATGGAATGAATATTCTCCATCATCTGCCTCTTGCTGAGGAAGGCCAGAGTGTTCTGGATCTCGGGACGACTGGTCCGCTTGCCAGTCTCGATGAGAACATCACCGAGCTGCTTGGCGAACGGGATTAGCTCTTCGGAGTAGAAGGCATTGAAGCGATAGTTGAAGGCACAGAGACCGATAACGTCAAAGGCCAGACGAGTGAAATCGTCATGGGTTGAGATGCGGTAGTCTGGGCCGAAGCGATCCCAGCGGAGGATCATCTGAGAGAGGATATCCGTCATCTTGGGGAACATGGTGCGGACATGTAGCGGGCCAAAGGCCGGTAGAAGAGTTCTGTGGGCGATTCCCCATTCCTGCCAAAAGGGTTAGCTAATGTTGACACGATCTCTGAAGTAGAAAATGGCTGACTTCTTCCTCATTGTATGATGTGAATAGACCGTTTTTGACAAACACCCTGATGGCCTCCTGGGCACCAGCAACTTTCTTCTCGAATCGCTTCTCGTCGCACACCTCGTTTATCAGAGCATGGCTGGACAGGACGACAATCTTTCTCTTGACGAGGTTGAGTGTGAAGATGGGACCGTAGACATCGGCAAGTCTCCATAGGGATCCCATAGAGAACTCAGGGTTGATCTCTCCCAGATTGCCGGTAAGCCATCTCTCGGGTGGTTGAGGGATtggctctccttctccgATCTCTTCCAgcgctggtgttgctggcttgGGTGTTGACTCTGAACGTGCTGAATGTGATGAACCCGGTGGCTTGGCAGCCCCTTCAACGTGGAAGGGACAAGACATGGTGAGTGTTGTAATAAGTCGATCCAATGTTGAGAGATAAGACAAGGTAGGTATGTTGAAGTCGAATGTGGTCAAAGCTTCAGATGATGACACTTGCGTAATGATATCAAATTACCACCCAGCATCAGAACTCTGAAGAGGGGGCATTAACTGTATATAAATACCTCTAATCCATCTGAATCCTTCGCCTTTGTCCAGCACCATCTTGATACGAAGCTCTTGGGCCGAGGCCAAATCCGGAGGTCGCCATGAAGTCGCACCGATTGGTCATTACTTAAGTAACATTGCTGGCATGCTGCCGCACTGGTGAAGATACAGAGTACAAGGCATGACGCCTGGGCAGCCAGGGTCGGTGTGGAGTTGTGGAACTTCTCACCCGTCACAGATCAGGAAGGGTGGAAGGCTGTGAGTGGAAGcatgaggtgggtggtgggctgAGTAAGGGGCTGTCTCATCCCTTTAATTGAACCCGTCGTCATTGCTGCAACGCCAGCGAAACCGACAGGCCGAACGCCAGCGGGATTCACGTGCAACCATCCGTCGTCCGGATGGaaccgaggaggaaggcgagcgGTGCTCGTAATAAGGGCAAACAAGTTGCCAGAATGCCTCCAGTTTGCTGTCACTCTTGCTTCATGAGGTTGCGTTGGCAGTTGATCTGGGGTGGAGAGTGGCTCCGCTCTTGGTGCCGTTCAACCGTCCGTTTCTCTCTTGACGGCTATCAACTGAACTCGTCACCCTTTCTAGAACTTCGACTTCATCAGATCTCCATCCAGCTTTTATTCGATTGTGCCATGGAACACTAGAGTTCGATACGACCGCGCCAGCGATTGCCCCCGTCGCACAGCGGCAGATACCGGCAGATCAACAAAACCGCAACGGTCAGCCAAGCCCAGGAGACGGAGCTCGATTTCTTTCCGGATCCCGAACGCCGTTTGCTCACACACTCACGCCTCGGCATTTGCGAGCGGTCATATCGGCGATGAGATCACAAAGACCATGCCCTATGCCTCTTTCTTATTATTGACGCTGCGTTCCGTGTTCTGTCAAAATCTTCGAAAAACACGAAACATTCCAGTCAAATCACTCTCTTCAGACCCTGAACACACTGCCAAGTCCCCGAGCTGTCCAGAAACGGCAACGGTACGGTCTGTCATCGGAATGTCACTACCCTCGTCTGATTGGTTGCGCAAAAGACAGAGAGAATGTCACTGCCTCGAAATGATTGGTTCAATGGCTTCGGCAGTTGTGCGTTAAGGCTGAGAACCTTAATAAACTCGATGCCAAATGGCAGCCAAGAAGAGACCATTGATATTcagacttttttttctttttcctttcttgGAGTTGGGAAACTTCTTGAGTCTCTTGTCatcaagaagagaaaaaaacaccaatTGTTGTGAAAACACCACTCAGTTGTTCAGCTTCTTTTGCATCTCCGTCACAACAATCGTCCTTCTGTGATCTCTCCACCGGCACTTACACCTCTCATCTCAACTCCGCTCAGGAGAAAGTAAACAACAATGCCCACCacaaaccctaacccagctCCCTATCAACCCCCCGACATCACCGaaaagcccaccaccaccaccaccaccatcaccagcaatgACCCCGAGAAGcaaactcttcctccccccttcccaccatgCGCCGAACCAAAATCCACCTTCCAAGCCCTATCCTTCCTCGACCGCTTCCTAGCCCTCTGgatcttcctcgccatgctcatcggcgtcctcctcggtaACTTTGTCCCCAACACCGGCCCCGCCCTCCATCGCGGCACCTTTTTCGACGTTTCCGTCCCAATAGCAGTCGGACTCCTGGTAATGATGTACCCCATCCTCTGCAAAGTCAAGTACGAGTCCCTGCACAAAGTCTttcaagaaagagaagtCTGGGTGCAACTTGCCTTCAGCATTGTGGTGAACTGGGTGGTAGCGCCGCTGTTCATGCTCGCCTTGTCGTGGGCGTTCTTGCCGGATGAGGAAGGGTTAAGGCAGGGATTGATTCTGGTTGGTGTGGCGAGATGTATTGCTATGGTTTTGATCTGGAATAATCTTGTAATTATCCCCTCCCGTCTGAGATCCCACACAGTGATGCTGACGATAAACAGGCCAACGGCAGCAGCGACTACTGCGCCATCCTCGTGGCGGTCAACTCCCTCCTTCAAATCGTCCTTTTCGCACcgctgtcgttgttgttcATACGAGTCTTTgaccccaacagcaccaccgccatcagcATCTCCTACTCCACCGTCGCGACCTCTGTCGGCatcttcctcggcatcccCCTCGCTGCCGCGATCATGACCCGCTTTGccctcctctttctcacCTCCCCGGACTTTTACAACAAGAAGTTTATTCCagtcatctcccccctct is drawn from Podospora pseudocomata strain CBS 415.72m chromosome 1 map unlocalized CBS415.72m_1, whole genome shotgun sequence and contains these coding sequences:
- a CDS encoding uncharacterized protein (EggNog:ENOG503Q4NB; COG:S), yielding MVGPTLTMTAPAVDTSTPLPFHRSQRSQGSQHSHSTPPPPARSSSKEQTPLKLARPDATSRPPANTNKELPSLPMPDPSFDIPSFDFEFSPEFKRSFSFCSDKIEALSIRPLKPTATVVTAPETRLLPIASTEARAEPTKQPIPPRTSSKNIDTTTYHRNSTSTAPTVAAAPRAEKHGRSRSKSMIDRPLSWLPSSKSTPNVPATHELSQRVTKNNVTVSTDNLVEDSQLERSGTVESFADFAKKSWMTKSRSPSPPTTPERLRHETREPSTERKKSPVKSRLTLRTRARSDCDSSQDASAEPQSSSSSNSTSRVFSRASVYLTRIKQKPQSVFSRTSSPLSLPAPSSVKSSESSDSDSASAATAAYSVKPVLAKTTLAPSNLPRSAALATNNAFAHVEAAPSRSSSHRTSSLESDLDTETTATTSASSEIASQGTADTNITMPHPTSRDPLWGTFRTLDGEFARFAARPTTSTRMDVVRGVLMPFLKSTSHHPSNSSRSVLSSEDFDRRATVLNKWWNGLLSMLDAGHSRLLAGGYGLAPGIAALGVQFPVLQPVAGVDRPTLLEAATMIMMRPEWRTCTSQFQRLAERSPEEKVRARSNTSSTVGSDVDSLLTEPAEHNVRTMFVNNLTTQMALVVEKMSLRHAPLSLVNWCGKACAYAFFFVPGVADVLVRLWGLNADILRRVADEFGLPRRSKGESEDIVALYPEHLHKLGWSSVKTLGDKLRLAAKLPLMPAKIPWHGPWVSRWRGGETDLFFIFCKYFHVLSEQFVFEGLPLVEKARSPAFVLVHAQILSVLDSTIHRQASIDAMLGPPISDSIHGADATLTGISVPSNVLKGMDENRLIVLLKDVLSEGSVGVNHEIKHTFAEAFAAISKAAAKRTPRFDQASCFMLCDFLEEMLVTLDTFQNTVNGSPAGSPAEEIGQPRYLEFGSTAPFVNYIDWPFWLEVGKMMAESNNTMSEIRVLSFLYSVWDAITSDPARKEALCTEWLLTEEFFAKFFNHWCPMVRAYYMRLLCWRICRDSGSASEVNSKIFLTVSQRLKTLWAHYLWLKADADMRGKVQPSTAPAHPTPGKRFLIIRTEVQPPQPSMKLGFDSFSSSFPGSDQLVDYTGTFGINGGDTVGGIKDDGDVSSFKKRLSMLGKVLPFSSQNGRAVDPKRAWDEELEQARRETAAARMGPRQGPPPPPKRPGHHATLSTDSISTTGSAPVYEATTYVFRFALTWQTGPGGQPMPLGPTRDRILTRPRLPAPAQARVSARSAAINDVGNFQNGSLVYRSDSPPPVSPGLPPDTRRVSGALQTGLISEARNARPLSIVEDTPRKSMESSKRRYSLSINVTAVASDSEDERYNRPSPLRHMSFDGYERGPSVDMIRMARPPAPAIRAEKPLGPYASGAVYTGRALAEWAIVINECNSFVDRRRDEGVLGLAEVEIPILGVDGLGMRQRG